One genomic region from Bacillus aquiflavi encodes:
- the ligD gene encoding DNA ligase D — protein MKKGDEIVQIGTFHRGLKDSEKKSLIQAIMRNREKIEDNTVFVNPGICIELTFQAIENDQLVNTYFHSFQFELTWEQCTWEKLILTNHPVQSEIKMTHPEKIIWEKLDMNKEKYLAYLIQISPFFLPFLKQRALTIIRYPHGIPGESFYQKNCPDYAPSFIKTEEIEGNHYIICNELSTLLWLGNQLAIEFHVPYQTIDTERPIEIVFDLDPPNRSSFPLAIKAAKEMKKIFDSFDIVSYPKLSGSKGIQIHIPLCKNCLTYEETRIFTSFIANYLVEKFPNEFTVERMKKNRGGKLYIDYVQHAKGKTIICPYSTRGKEEATVAAPLYWEEVNEKLKIETYNIPFVLDRLANMECPMSDFFKQKNKSLLTIISSLKKEMIK, from the coding sequence ATAAAGAAAGGGGACGAGATTGTTCAAATTGGAACATTTCACCGCGGATTAAAGGACAGTGAAAAAAAATCATTAATTCAAGCTATTATGAGAAATCGTGAAAAAATAGAAGATAATACAGTGTTTGTCAATCCAGGAATATGTATAGAATTAACGTTTCAAGCAATCGAAAACGATCAATTAGTTAATACTTATTTTCACTCCTTTCAATTTGAACTGACTTGGGAGCAATGTACTTGGGAAAAGCTTATTTTAACGAATCATCCAGTTCAAAGTGAAATAAAGATGACCCATCCAGAAAAGATCATATGGGAAAAACTCGATATGAATAAAGAAAAATATCTTGCCTATTTAATTCAAATATCACCATTTTTCCTGCCCTTTTTAAAACAAAGAGCATTAACAATTATTCGTTATCCGCACGGAATTCCAGGAGAGTCGTTCTACCAAAAGAACTGTCCGGACTACGCCCCAAGCTTTATTAAAACAGAAGAAATAGAAGGAAATCATTATATTATTTGTAATGAATTATCCACTTTGCTTTGGCTGGGAAATCAATTGGCAATAGAATTTCATGTCCCTTATCAAACAATTGATACTGAAAGACCGATAGAAATTGTCTTTGATTTAGATCCGCCGAATCGATCTAGCTTTCCGTTGGCAATAAAAGCTGCAAAGGAAATGAAGAAAATTTTCGACAGCTTTGATATCGTCAGTTATCCGAAACTTTCAGGAAGTAAAGGAATCCAAATCCATATACCACTCTGTAAAAATTGTTTAACGTACGAGGAAACAAGAATCTTTACATCCTTTATTGCAAATTATTTAGTCGAAAAATTTCCAAATGAATTTACAGTTGAAAGAATGAAAAAAAATCGGGGTGGTAAACTTTACATTGACTATGTCCAGCATGCAAAAGGAAAGACGATTATCTGCCCTTATTCAACGAGAGGAAAGGAAGAAGCAACTGTCGCAGCACCACTTTACTGGGAAGAAGTAAACGAAAAGTTAAAAATTGAAACATACAATATTCCTTTTGTACTTGATCGCCTTGCAAATATGGAATGTCCGATGAGTGATTTTTTTAAACAAAAAAACAAATCATTATTAACGATCATTTCCTCGCTTAAAAAGGAAATGATCAAATAG
- a CDS encoding LysE/ArgO family amino acid transporter yields MTNVIMHGIILAFGLILPLGVQNIFIFNQGASQPSLIHAFPVIITAALCDTLLILLAVLGVSAIVLTFSLLKTVLLGLGVIFLGYMGGVIWKSETKLNEANSERISTKKQVLFAISVSVLNPHAIIDIIGVIGTNSLNYSGEAKWVFTFSTILVSWIWFFGLAIGGKMLGNIDKTGRLIHIINKISAFIIWSIALYLLKSFFESF; encoded by the coding sequence ATGACAAATGTAATCATGCATGGAATTATTCTCGCTTTTGGTCTAATTTTGCCTTTAGGTGTGCAAAATATCTTTATATTTAATCAAGGAGCTAGTCAACCTTCACTAATACACGCCTTTCCAGTCATTATAACAGCAGCTCTATGTGATACACTCTTAATTCTTCTTGCTGTTTTAGGTGTTTCGGCTATCGTCCTCACATTTTCTTTGTTAAAAACAGTACTGCTTGGACTTGGTGTTATTTTCCTCGGTTATATGGGAGGAGTCATTTGGAAAAGTGAAACAAAACTTAACGAAGCTAACAGCGAACGCATCTCCACTAAAAAACAAGTGCTATTTGCAATCTCTGTTTCTGTACTAAATCCTCATGCAATCATCGATATAATAGGCGTCATCGGAACAAATTCATTAAATTATTCAGGTGAGGCAAAGTGGGTATTTACTTTTTCTACTATTTTAGTATCTTGGATTTGGTTTTTCGGCTTGGCAATTGGGGGGAAAATGCTCGGAAATATTGATAAAACAGGGCGTCTTATTCATATTATTAACAAAATTTCAGCATTCATTATTTGGTCGATTGCTTTATATTTGCTGAAAAGCTTTTTTGAAAGCTTCTGA
- a CDS encoding GNAT family N-acetyltransferase — MFIHKIDENLSLKLVQLHDAERIFTLTNESRDYLQEWLPWLDDTTKLEHTKEYIKTSLKSFAESESMNTAILFKGDIVGVAGYNKINWANKTAYIGYWLGEKYQGNGIMTKVAKALTDYAFHELKLNKIEIWAAVENKKSRSIPERLGFVNEGCIRQAEWLYDHYVDHVVYGMLANEWKK; from the coding sequence ATGTTTATTCATAAAATTGATGAGAATCTTTCTTTAAAGTTAGTCCAATTACATGATGCAGAAAGGATATTTACTTTAACAAATGAATCAAGAGATTATTTACAAGAATGGCTTCCTTGGCTGGACGATACTACGAAGCTTGAACATACAAAGGAGTATATAAAAACTAGTTTAAAAAGCTTTGCCGAAAGTGAAAGCATGAACACTGCTATTTTATTTAAAGGCGATATTGTTGGTGTAGCTGGTTATAATAAAATAAATTGGGCTAACAAAACTGCATATATTGGTTACTGGTTAGGAGAAAAATATCAAGGAAATGGGATTATGACGAAGGTAGCTAAAGCATTAACCGATTATGCCTTTCATGAGTTGAAGTTAAATAAGATTGAAATTTGGGCTGCCGTCGAAAATAAAAAAAGTAGAAGTATTCCCGAAAGATTAGGATTTGTGAACGAAGGCTGCATTAGACAAGCAGAATGGTTATATGACCATTATGTAGACCATGTTGTTTATGGAATGCTCGCTAACGAATGGAAAAAGTAA
- a CDS encoding aminotransferase-like domain-containing protein, protein MTNTGWKPNRLSHTPLHKQIEDYIKEKILNGEWPIGTRIPSQRALAKAFGVNRSTVVTAFEELAASGLIAGKTGGGTKVVNNTWNLLASSPTPDWNTYVSSGIYQPNRAMIQRINEAEFHPHIIRLGTGELSPQLLPAVQLEHIFQKASRKGIFLGYEEPKGNLLLREQLAKYLKGLNIHTSPSSILIVSGALQALQLVSIGLLKKGSTILLEKPSYLYSIHVFQSAGMKLYGIPMDKEGMEISLIQKYKKETNGALLYTIPSFHNPTGIMMTESRRKELISVCQEERLPVIEDDVYRDLWIDHPPPSPLKANDHNGNVLYVGSMSKSVSPGLRIGWIVGLEQVINRLADIKMQTDYGSSSLSQIVAAQWYSSGIYVEHLNKLRAELKIRRDTMLNALKNYFSEIATWNVPKGGFYIWLRLCQPFSFRRLFDQALKAGILLNPGHLYDQAGSECCIRISYSHASLKQIEFGMRKLAEIIKTLE, encoded by the coding sequence ATGACAAATACAGGATGGAAACCGAATCGTCTTTCTCATACTCCTCTTCATAAGCAAATTGAAGATTATATAAAAGAAAAAATTTTAAATGGAGAATGGCCGATTGGAACGAGAATTCCATCGCAACGAGCTTTAGCAAAAGCATTTGGTGTTAACAGAAGTACTGTTGTGACAGCTTTTGAAGAGCTTGCAGCGAGTGGATTAATTGCGGGGAAGACTGGAGGCGGAACAAAGGTAGTTAATAATACGTGGAATCTACTAGCATCGTCACCAACACCTGACTGGAATACATACGTAAGTTCAGGAATTTATCAACCGAATAGAGCAATGATCCAACGAATTAACGAAGCGGAGTTTCATCCTCATATTATTCGCCTTGGAACAGGGGAGCTTTCACCACAGTTGTTACCAGCTGTCCAATTGGAACATATTTTTCAAAAAGCTTCTCGAAAAGGGATATTTTTAGGATATGAAGAACCAAAGGGAAACTTATTGCTGCGGGAGCAATTAGCGAAATATTTAAAGGGGTTAAACATTCATACGTCCCCGTCTTCAATTTTGATCGTTTCCGGTGCTCTGCAAGCATTGCAATTAGTTTCTATCGGTCTATTAAAAAAAGGTTCAACGATACTTCTCGAAAAGCCTTCATATCTCTATTCGATTCATGTCTTTCAATCTGCGGGGATGAAGTTATATGGGATTCCAATGGACAAAGAGGGGATGGAAATTTCGTTAATACAAAAATATAAAAAAGAAACGAATGGGGCGTTATTATATACGATTCCCTCTTTCCATAACCCAACTGGAATCATGATGACGGAATCGAGACGAAAAGAGCTTATTTCTGTATGTCAAGAGGAAAGACTTCCTGTGATCGAAGATGATGTTTATCGAGATTTATGGATTGATCATCCGCCTCCAAGCCCTTTAAAGGCGAATGATCATAACGGCAATGTTCTCTATGTAGGAAGTATGTCTAAATCTGTTAGTCCAGGCTTAAGAATAGGTTGGATCGTAGGGCTAGAACAAGTGATAAATCGACTTGCAGATATTAAAATGCAGACGGATTATGGATCAAGCTCGTTATCTCAAATTGTAGCTGCACAATGGTATTCTAGCGGTATATATGTTGAGCATTTAAATAAGTTAAGAGCCGAGCTAAAAATTCGTCGCGATACAATGCTTAATGCATTAAAGAATTATTTCTCGGAAATTGCTACTTGGAATGTTCCCAAAGGAGGATTTTACATCTGGCTCCGTTTATGTCAGCCTTTTTCATTTCGCCGTCTATTTGATCAAGCATTAAAAGCCGGAATTCTTCTCAACCCAGGTCATTTATACGATCAAGCTGGAAGTGAATGCTGTATCCGAATTTCCTACTCTCACGCGTCATTAAAACAAATTGAATTTGGGATGCGAAAATTAGCAGAGATAATAAAAACCCTGGAATAG